A window from Planococcus donghaensis encodes these proteins:
- a CDS encoding zf-HC2 domain-containing protein: MNTCPENVLELMNHYLDGDLNPSEEQQLKEHLESCPDCREQYQALSKTVAFVQSASHIQAPSDFVQKTMERLPKERQRAGVQRWLRRHPMLAAAALFCLLMSTALFTNFNDDQQFSFTKQPNLVVEGQTVIVPEGETVVGNLTIRNGDLRVEGELQGDVTIVNGQYMASSGVITGEIEEIDQAFEWLWFTIKEGFKDAAAIF; encoded by the coding sequence ATGAATACGTGTCCGGAAAACGTGTTAGAGTTAATGAATCATTACCTCGACGGGGATCTTAATCCAAGCGAGGAACAACAGTTAAAAGAGCACTTGGAAAGCTGCCCTGACTGCAGAGAGCAGTACCAAGCTTTAAGCAAAACCGTTGCATTTGTCCAAAGTGCATCCCATATACAGGCTCCGTCTGATTTTGTCCAAAAGACAATGGAACGATTGCCGAAAGAAAGACAGCGCGCGGGCGTTCAGCGCTGGTTAAGAAGACATCCCATGCTTGCTGCTGCCGCGTTATTCTGTTTATTAATGAGCACAGCGTTGTTTACCAACTTTAACGACGACCAACAGTTTTCATTTACGAAACAACCGAATTTGGTTGTAGAAGGACAAACGGTTATTGTCCCTGAAGGGGAAACCGTGGTAGGCAACTTAACTATACGCAATGGCGATTTACGGGTAGAAGGTGAACTTCAAGGAGACGTCACGATTGTCAATGGTCAGTACATGGCATCAAGCGGTGTAATTACCGGAGAAATTGAAGAAATCGATCAAGCTTTTGAATGGCTATGGTTTACGATTAAAGAAGGATTTAAAGATGCTGCCGCTATTTTTTGA